One genomic segment of Vulcanisaeta thermophila includes these proteins:
- a CDS encoding TFIIB-type zinc ribbon-containing protein gives MRCTYCGSERVVERNGEYVCMDCGTVLGPVYVFDTYTQQASPLNDSEEVDLTPIWKSIERSIGDISVRLSIYRKLRIIHRRFRIRSGNDSSIQRAMECVRDIARRLGIGNEYVEEARGILMKLVNVENRDYTYYHAAVAAMLYVILSRGLPVSTRDVISLCRSLGHKVTFESVRTALVSIGGVKYSVRDRIEAFIKAGLVRVFGDEWVTLYPKAIEVLNSLGRFTIQSKNPLTLAAAIIYCVGKGNGYDVKIEGIANALSVSQFTLRDYVKKYLNC, from the coding sequence ATGAGGTGCACATACTGTGGAAGTGAAAGGGTTGTGGAGAGGAATGGGGAGTATGTGTGTATGGATTGCGGGACAGTATTGGGTCCAGTATACGTTTTCGATACGTATACGCAACAAGCATCACCACTAAATGATAGTGAGGAGGTGGATCTAACACCAATTTGGAAATCCATAGAGAGGAGCATTGGCGACATAAGTGTTAGGTTGAGTATTTACAGGAAGTTAAGGATCATACATAGGCGTTTCAGGATAAGGAGTGGTAATGACTCATCAATACAGAGGGCCATGGAATGCGTAAGGGACATCGCGAGGCGCCTGGGCATTGGTAATGAGTACGTGGAGGAGGCCCGGGGCATACTCATGAAATTAGTCAATGTGGAGAATAGGGATTACACGTATTACCACGCGGCCGTGGCCGCCATGCTCTACGTCATACTGAGCAGGGGCTTACCAGTGAGTACTAGGGATGTGATCTCACTATGCAGGTCACTGGGTCATAAGGTTACTTTCGAATCCGTGAGAACTGCATTGGTGAGTATTGGTGGTGTTAAGTACAGTGTCCGTGACAGGATTGAAGCATTCATTAAGGCGGGTCTAGTGAGGGTATTTGGGGATGAATGGGTCACCCTATACCCAAAGGCCATTGAGGTACTTAACAGCTTAGGTAGATTCACCATTCAATCAAAGAACCCCCTAACCCTGGCGGCCGCCATCATCTACTGCGTGGGCAAGGGCAATGGGTATGACGTAAAAATAGAGGGTATTGCCAACGCCCTGTCAGTGAGTCAATTCACCCTGAGGGATTATGTCAAGAAGTACCTCAATTGCTAA
- a CDS encoding Lsm family RNA-binding protein: MSLLADASRRFNAELLNMVNKEVRVSVTNGSTYRGLLVGIDSSLNIILQDAVNEKNERFSRVLIMNHAIVDMVLIEEYVDLREFAKYIDKYFPGMVKYIEEANVVQVGNVKVTTAGVEGTGPLAKRVKELFDEFMSRRGR; the protein is encoded by the coding sequence ATGTCCCTACTGGCGGATGCATCGAGGAGGTTTAATGCGGAGCTGCTTAACATGGTTAATAAGGAGGTTAGGGTCTCAGTAACCAACGGAAGCACCTACAGGGGGTTATTAGTGGGCATTGATAGTTCATTAAACATCATACTTCAGGACGCGGTTAATGAGAAGAATGAGAGGTTCTCCAGGGTATTAATAATGAACCACGCCATAGTGGACATGGTCCTCATCGAGGAGTACGTGGACCTCAGGGAATTCGCTAAGTACATAGACAAGTACTTCCCAGGCATGGTTAAGTACATAGAGGAGGCTAACGTGGTTCAGGTGGGCAATGTTAAGGTAACCACCGCGGGTGTTGAGGGTACGGGCCCCCTGGCCAAGAGGGTTAAGGAGTTATTCGACGAGTTCATGTCCAGGAGGGGAAGGTAG
- the tgtA gene encoding tRNA guanosine(15) transglycosylase TgtA: protein MSFEILDKDLGGRIGRLITSSGVIETPALFPVVNPVKQEIPIDEIKNVGFNQVITNAYLLKRHYGDLVREVGVHKFLNWDGPLMTDSGAYQLLMYGRVDVTPDEVLRYEVEIGTDIGVILDIPTQWGRPRDSVLLEVEETLRRARRALEQLRNWDPNHRMLIVGPIQGGDKLDILAHSARSMARLNYDIYAIGSPTTLLEEYDFLTIIRMVMTVKENVPPGKPIHLFGAGHPLILPLAVALGVDLFDSASYILYARDDRIMLRDRTVRLRDLRVDRIPCNCPVCRRYSVKELMEMNKVERERLLAIHNLYVLWEEIQEIKARIKEGTLWEYLEEKSSGDARLRSAFIKASRDLRKFLRLIPITSGRVRAMHVTTPESLMRPEVQVHISRLFNNYKPPGKTTALVLPGEYLERPYIRDPMVQWLLRELSRRGLMGRVHVFIQNPALGPIPYELSEVYPLSQHEYPVPTPMYIRRVALRVLIRYVGILRSHGYKTVVIATPTRYAPLLSELLSNAGVEVLIMPVDSRKSLISQLPWILNLLVQG, encoded by the coding sequence ATGTCCTTTGAAATCCTGGACAAGGACCTGGGAGGGAGGATTGGCAGGTTAATTACGAGTAGCGGTGTCATAGAGACGCCGGCGCTATTCCCAGTCGTTAATCCCGTGAAGCAGGAGATACCAATTGATGAGATTAAGAACGTGGGCTTCAACCAGGTAATAACAAACGCGTACCTCCTCAAGAGGCACTATGGGGACCTGGTTAGGGAGGTTGGGGTTCACAAATTCCTCAATTGGGATGGGCCATTAATGACGGACTCGGGCGCCTATCAACTGCTAATGTATGGTAGGGTTGACGTAACACCAGATGAGGTGCTCAGGTACGAGGTTGAGATAGGCACGGACATTGGGGTAATACTCGACATACCCACCCAGTGGGGTAGGCCCAGGGACTCCGTTCTACTGGAGGTTGAGGAAACCCTGAGGAGGGCCAGGAGGGCCCTTGAGCAATTGAGGAATTGGGACCCAAACCATAGGATGCTCATTGTGGGCCCTATACAGGGAGGCGATAAACTGGACATACTGGCCCACTCCGCCAGGTCCATGGCGAGGCTAAATTACGACATATACGCCATAGGGAGCCCCACCACACTGCTTGAGGAGTATGACTTCCTAACAATAATTAGGATGGTGATGACCGTGAAGGAAAACGTACCCCCAGGGAAGCCCATACACCTCTTTGGTGCTGGGCACCCATTAATCCTACCGCTGGCGGTTGCCCTGGGGGTCGACCTCTTCGACTCGGCCTCCTACATACTCTACGCTAGGGATGATAGGATCATGCTCAGGGATAGAACCGTTAGACTCAGGGATCTTAGGGTTGACAGGATACCCTGTAACTGCCCCGTGTGTAGGCGTTATAGTGTTAAGGAGTTGATGGAGATGAATAAGGTGGAGAGGGAGAGGTTGCTTGCCATTCATAACCTCTACGTACTTTGGGAGGAAATTCAGGAAATAAAGGCTAGGATTAAGGAGGGGACCCTTTGGGAATACCTCGAGGAGAAGTCCAGTGGTGATGCAAGGCTTAGGTCTGCATTCATAAAGGCTAGTAGGGATCTCAGGAAGTTCCTTAGATTAATACCCATAACCTCGGGGCGTGTTAGGGCTATGCACGTAACCACCCCTGAGTCATTAATGAGGCCCGAGGTTCAAGTGCACATAAGCAGGTTATTCAATAATTATAAGCCTCCAGGGAAGACCACGGCGCTGGTACTACCAGGTGAGTACCTGGAGAGGCCGTACATTAGGGACCCCATGGTTCAGTGGCTGCTCAGGGAGCTTTCGAGGCGTGGGTTAATGGGTAGGGTTCACGTATTCATACAAAACCCAGCCCTGGGCCCAATACCCTACGAGTTAAGTGAGGTCTACCCACTTTCACAGCATGAGTACCCCGTGCCCACGCCCATGTACATTAGGCGTGTGGCATTGAGGGTACTTATTAGGTACGTGGGTATACTGAGGAGTCATGGGTATAAGACCGTGGTCATCGCAACACCCACTAGGTACGCGCCCCTACTCAGTGAGTTACTGAGCAATGCTGGTGTTGAGGTTCTCATAATGCCCGTGGACTCCAGAAAATCACTGATTTCCCAACTACCCTGGATACTAAACCTGCTGGTCCAGGGTTAA
- a CDS encoding proteasome assembly chaperone family protein: protein MLSNVRVRIRLMEPIMKPTYFLTGFQGIGMVGYLVVHHLANSLPCRRVGFIEMPREPPYSAYVINPSLLSTPGEIYHCPGQGFTIAMVHWDGEFMSRYAHDYARAVASWVYLNGFSNVIVFGGLDNRLRDSDEAQLRVAVTTAYRDRYPLGNVKLMELNYAMVGPLALLMNEFERLGIPAISILPYAEPFRADPNAAIIAIKFLRELTGVDVDVSRLRELAEAIEREIQEIKESMKRSEGPPHYI, encoded by the coding sequence ATGCTTAGTAATGTGAGGGTTAGGATTAGGTTGATGGAGCCCATAATGAAGCCCACTTACTTCCTCACGGGGTTCCAGGGAATAGGCATGGTGGGTTACCTGGTGGTTCACCACCTTGCCAACTCACTGCCATGCCGTAGGGTTGGGTTTATAGAAATGCCCAGGGAGCCCCCGTACAGCGCCTACGTAATAAACCCCAGCCTCCTATCCACACCAGGCGAGATTTATCACTGCCCAGGGCAGGGCTTCACAATAGCCATGGTGCATTGGGACGGGGAGTTCATGAGTAGGTATGCACATGATTACGCAAGAGCCGTGGCCAGTTGGGTGTACCTAAATGGGTTCAGTAACGTAATTGTGTTCGGGGGCCTCGATAATAGGCTTAGGGATTCCGACGAGGCACAGCTTAGGGTTGCGGTGACCACGGCATATAGGGACAGGTACCCACTAGGTAATGTTAAACTCATGGAGCTTAACTACGCCATGGTGGGCCCGTTGGCGCTGTTGATGAATGAGTTCGAGAGGCTGGGTATACCGGCAATATCAATACTACCCTACGCAGAACCCTTCAGGGCCGACCCTAACGCAGCAATAATCGCCATTAAATTCCTCAGGGAGTTAACGGGTGTTGATGTTGACGTGAGTAGGCTAAGGGAGCTCGCGGAAGCCATAGAGAGGGAGATTCAGGAAATTAAGGAGAGCATGAAGAGAAGTGAGGGGCCGCCCCATTATATATGA
- a CDS encoding 30S ribosomal protein S17e, whose translation MGKVRPRYIKSLARRLLEVYADKFTDDFETNKKLVAELTDITSKTVRNRVAGEITRMVKRQRAAEEKPGLELETQ comes from the coding sequence ATGGGTAAGGTAAGGCCCAGGTACATTAAGAGCCTCGCCAGGAGGTTATTGGAAGTTTACGCGGATAAGTTCACCGACGACTTCGAAACAAACAAGAAATTGGTTGCTGAGCTAACGGACATAACGAGTAAGACCGTGCGCAACAGGGTGGCTGGTGAAATAACAAGGATGGTGAAGAGGCAAAGGGCCGCCGAGGAGAAGCCAGGGCTCGAGCTTGAGACCCAATAA
- the hsp20 gene encoding archaeal heat shock protein Hsp20 — MSWFDDVDRWFKRIQKYFEELEREMEEEMERIMRGGGFTEEGGERKVRGGPRYYYYGFEISIGPDGKPRIKEFGNVRPRGEKPIVEEDIEPLTDVIEEEDSIKVIMDMPGVEKDKISVRVSEDGRKVIISARDTDRRYYKEVELPAEVDPTQSKATYRNGVLTVELKKKTTQKRGFDIKVE; from the coding sequence ATGTCGTGGTTCGATGACGTGGATAGGTGGTTCAAGAGGATCCAGAAATACTTTGAAGAGTTAGAGAGGGAGATGGAGGAGGAGATGGAGAGGATAATGAGGGGTGGTGGATTCACGGAGGAGGGTGGTGAGAGGAAGGTTAGGGGAGGCCCAAGGTATTATTACTACGGTTTTGAAATAAGCATTGGGCCTGATGGTAAACCCAGGATTAAGGAGTTCGGCAATGTGAGGCCCAGGGGTGAGAAGCCCATTGTTGAGGAGGACATCGAGCCATTGACCGACGTGATTGAGGAGGAGGACAGCATTAAGGTAATTATGGATATGCCCGGTGTGGAGAAGGACAAGATAAGTGTGAGGGTTTCTGAGGATGGTAGGAAGGTCATAATAAGCGCCAGGGACACGGACAGGAGGTACTACAAGGAGGTGGAGTTACCCGCCGAGGTGGACCCAACACAGTCAAAGGCCACATATAGGAACGGCGTATTAACGGTTGAGTTGAAGAAGAAAACCACGCAAAAGAGGGGCTTTGATATTAAAGTTGAGTGA
- the metG gene encoding methionine--tRNA ligase → MREVPGDPLGNARKWVIGSAWPYIYAVPHLGNLIGSVLSADVFARYLRLRGDDVVFVSGSDEHGTPIEVEALQLGVKPRELTDRMHEIIRRLFEEWEISFDNYTRTESPVHREFVKEFFMKLYNNGYVFTREDEVPYCPRDRIYLPDRFIIGTCPYCGYDKARGDQCENCGRLLEPRLLINPRCAICGSKPTWVKTKHWYLDLTKLEDKVRDYVINNNALPENAKQMSLGILKEGLKPRAITRDNKWGIEAPFPGAEGKTIYVWLEAVLGYISATIEYFRNKGSEERWKEYWFNNDTRVVFFVGKDNIPFHVILLPAMLMASGDPYVMPYTTASTEYLLYEGKKFSKSQRIGIWIDEALALMPVEYWRFVLIYQRPEGRDASFSWSTALELINSILNDVIGNFIHRVLTFIATRFDSKVPSGNLRDVDVNYINEALRHFKAVEEHYERIELRDALAEAVEIARVGNKYLNERQPWEVIKSSKDEAGAIINNALHMVKALSIALWPVMPRYMEELWNMANLGKPTWFDAYKPPEPGKAIGPVKPLFRKISHEEFKAFLKRLEEIRSMKDRAKYPWEEVYLPGREGVGK, encoded by the coding sequence ATGAGGGAAGTGCCTGGTGATCCCCTTGGAAATGCCAGGAAGTGGGTCATAGGATCAGCGTGGCCATACATATACGCAGTGCCCCACCTGGGCAATCTAATTGGTTCCGTGCTATCCGCAGACGTCTTCGCCAGGTACCTAAGGCTCAGGGGCGATGATGTGGTCTTTGTATCAGGGTCTGATGAGCACGGGACGCCCATCGAGGTTGAGGCATTACAACTTGGTGTTAAGCCCAGGGAGTTGACGGATAGGATGCACGAGATAATAAGGAGGTTATTTGAGGAGTGGGAGATTAGTTTCGATAATTACACGAGGACCGAGTCCCCCGTGCATAGGGAGTTCGTTAAGGAATTCTTCATGAAGCTTTACAACAATGGTTACGTGTTCACGAGGGAGGACGAGGTGCCCTACTGCCCCAGGGATAGGATTTACCTGCCCGACAGGTTCATAATAGGGACATGCCCATACTGCGGTTATGACAAGGCGAGGGGTGACCAATGCGAGAACTGCGGTAGGTTACTGGAGCCGAGGCTCTTGATAAACCCCAGATGCGCCATATGCGGGTCCAAACCCACATGGGTTAAGACGAAGCATTGGTACCTGGACCTAACAAAGCTTGAGGATAAGGTTAGGGATTACGTAATCAATAACAATGCATTACCCGAAAACGCCAAGCAAATGAGCCTCGGCATCCTAAAGGAAGGTTTGAAACCAAGGGCAATAACCAGGGATAATAAGTGGGGCATTGAGGCGCCATTCCCGGGCGCCGAGGGTAAGACCATCTACGTGTGGCTAGAGGCGGTGCTCGGCTACATATCAGCCACAATTGAGTACTTCAGGAACAAGGGCAGCGAGGAGAGGTGGAAGGAATACTGGTTCAATAATGACACCAGGGTCGTGTTCTTCGTGGGCAAGGACAACATACCATTCCACGTAATACTACTCCCAGCAATGCTCATGGCCTCGGGCGACCCCTACGTAATGCCCTACACCACGGCATCCACGGAGTACCTACTTTACGAGGGCAAGAAATTCTCCAAGAGCCAGAGGATTGGTATTTGGATCGACGAGGCCTTAGCCCTAATGCCCGTGGAGTACTGGAGGTTCGTGTTAATATACCAAAGGCCCGAGGGCAGGGACGCCAGTTTCTCCTGGTCCACGGCCCTTGAACTAATAAACTCAATCCTCAACGACGTAATCGGCAACTTCATACACAGGGTATTAACGTTCATAGCCACCAGGTTTGATAGTAAGGTACCAAGTGGTAACTTAAGGGACGTGGATGTTAACTACATAAATGAGGCCCTGAGGCACTTCAAGGCCGTTGAGGAGCACTACGAAAGGATAGAGCTTAGGGATGCCCTGGCCGAGGCCGTGGAGATAGCAAGGGTTGGTAATAAGTACCTAAACGAGAGGCAGCCCTGGGAGGTGATCAAGAGCAGTAAGGATGAGGCGGGTGCCATAATAAACAATGCACTGCACATGGTGAAGGCGCTATCCATAGCCCTGTGGCCCGTGATGCCCAGGTACATGGAGGAGCTATGGAACATGGCGAACCTCGGTAAACCAACGTGGTTCGACGCCTATAAACCACCTGAACCTGGAAAGGCGATAGGGCCTGTTAAGCCACTGTTCAGGAAAATAAGCCATGAAGAATTCAAGGCATTCCTAAAGAGGCTTGAGGAGATTAGGAGCATGAAGGATAGGGCCAAGTACCCATGGGAGGAAGTTTACCTGCCAGGAAGGGAGGGTGTTGGTAAATAA
- the dcd gene encoding dCTP deaminase — MSVLTHGEIMRLVESGALVIEPFSADVVRENGVDLRVGSEYAIYAFDNQVIDPCELEGTRHLFSIVEAKDGRIVIPPRNFALLTTMEYIKLPNNVIGLCNLRSTLARYGLSVPPTIIDAGFEGNITIEVVNNSNNYIVLRPGMRFLHVVLVKTIGEAKYAGRYLGQRGVTPPKGMKGEC, encoded by the coding sequence ATGTCCGTACTTACCCACGGGGAGATCATGAGGCTTGTGGAGTCTGGGGCTTTGGTTATTGAGCCCTTTAGTGCCGATGTGGTTAGGGAGAATGGGGTGGACCTTAGGGTTGGTAGTGAGTACGCAATCTACGCCTTTGACAACCAGGTAATCGACCCATGCGAGTTGGAGGGTACGAGGCACCTATTCAGTATTGTGGAGGCTAAGGATGGGAGGATAGTGATCCCACCAAGGAACTTCGCCCTACTAACAACCATGGAGTACATCAAACTACCAAACAACGTAATAGGACTCTGCAACCTAAGGAGCACCCTGGCCAGGTACGGACTCTCGGTACCACCAACAATAATAGACGCGGGCTTTGAGGGAAACATAACCATAGAGGTCGTGAACAACAGCAACAACTACATAGTCCTCAGGCCAGGCATGAGATTCCTACACGTAGTCCTAGTCAAAACCATCGGGGAAGCAAAATACGCAGGCAGGTACCTGGGGCAGAGGGGCGTAACACCACCAAAGGGAATGAAGGGGGAGTGTTAA
- a CDS encoding threonine ammonia-lyase encodes MSNLPFNLSDVYRARKVIGPYLPRTPLFYSRALSNMLGFNVYLKLENLQPTRAFKVRGGVYFALIKRDEAIRKGLIAASTGNHAQSVAYAAKLIGARAVIVMPHGISQVKVDALRDLGAEVIFHGNVFDEALDYAMELSRREGLLFVHSVNEPLLYPGVGTMHLEVIEDLPDVDVVINPIGGGSGAASAVVVYKTVNPGIKVIGVQAEGAPSVYLSLKENRLISTGYARTIAEGLATSRTYEYSFNILRGRIDDVVLVSDDEMLRAIKILLETTGQVAEPAGAAALAAAIKLRSELMGKKVVVMVTGGNIDPSLLSKIMTSY; translated from the coding sequence GTGAGCAATTTACCGTTTAATTTATCTGATGTTTACAGGGCCCGTAAGGTCATTGGTCCCTACTTACCCAGGACCCCCTTATTTTATTCCAGGGCTTTGAGTAATATGTTGGGTTTTAATGTTTATTTAAAGCTTGAGAATTTACAGCCAACTAGGGCGTTTAAGGTTAGGGGTGGTGTTTATTTCGCCTTGATTAAGAGGGATGAGGCTATTAGGAAGGGGTTAATTGCAGCATCCACAGGTAATCACGCACAGTCTGTTGCTTACGCCGCAAAATTGATTGGTGCCAGGGCAGTTATTGTAATGCCTCATGGTATTTCCCAGGTTAAGGTTGATGCGCTTAGGGATTTGGGCGCCGAGGTTATTTTTCACGGTAATGTGTTTGACGAAGCCCTTGACTACGCCATGGAGTTATCACGCAGGGAGGGGTTATTATTTGTGCACAGTGTGAACGAGCCTCTTCTTTATCCTGGTGTGGGTACAATGCACCTGGAGGTTATTGAGGATCTCCCCGATGTTGACGTGGTAATAAACCCCATTGGGGGTGGTTCAGGGGCAGCGAGTGCGGTTGTTGTTTATAAGACCGTGAACCCAGGTATAAAGGTCATTGGTGTGCAGGCTGAGGGTGCTCCAAGTGTTTATCTATCCCTTAAGGAGAATAGGTTGATCTCCACTGGTTATGCCAGGACCATTGCCGAGGGCTTAGCAACGTCGAGGACCTATGAATACTCATTTAATATTCTCAGGGGTAGGATTGATGATGTGGTCTTAGTTAGTGATGATGAGATGCTTAGGGCCATAAAGATCCTGCTCGAAACCACAGGGCAGGTGGCTGAACCCGCAGGCGCTGCCGCATTAGCTGCGGCGATTAAGTTGAGGAGTGAGTTAATGGGTAAGAAGGTGGTTGTTATGGTTACCGGCGGTAATATTGACCCCTCATTACTAAGTAAGATCATGACCTCATACTAA
- a CDS encoding fucose isomerase has translation MQEILVVGFVSPLHKDRIPRPSGLNHIISSADDIGRVAVVGNPILVAVVLSGGTSALIRDFVNHWGLNRVLLVSYPGNNSLASLLDAKSAILDLGVRNVGVIHVDGLERLGTAIRLARASARLLRSRVAVIGLSTKTSIIRNFEERFEARVDLIPMEEFEELINGVTDDEAGRFANELMGRALFNVPTNDLLKVGRVYVAMRGLHGPYDAIAINCFPFLIRNRITPCLALAKLNEEGLISACEGDLRALTVMLISRELTGYSGWIANVNDVVGKSITMSHCTIALNMVEEPRVVTHFESGYNYGLTGKIKFREVTAASVSSDFRRMVAFKALVSSSGLLRGDACRTQGVLQVDFEGYELLNEAPYNHHVVIPGNVIQDLRAVASLLGMEFKALAKAEVTT, from the coding sequence ATGCAGGAGATCTTGGTTGTTGGCTTTGTATCGCCATTACATAAGGACAGGATCCCCAGGCCCAGTGGGCTCAATCACATTATTTCGAGCGCGGACGACATAGGTAGGGTGGCCGTGGTGGGGAATCCCATACTAGTGGCTGTGGTGTTATCCGGAGGGACAAGTGCCTTGATTAGGGACTTCGTAAATCACTGGGGGCTAAATAGGGTGCTCCTTGTTTCATACCCAGGCAATAATAGCCTCGCATCGCTCCTGGATGCTAAATCAGCGATCCTGGACCTAGGCGTGAGAAACGTGGGTGTGATCCACGTGGATGGTCTCGAAAGGCTGGGCACCGCCATTAGGTTGGCAAGGGCCTCAGCAAGGTTATTGAGGTCCAGGGTTGCGGTGATTGGGCTTAGTACAAAGACGAGTATTATCAGGAATTTTGAGGAGAGGTTTGAGGCTAGGGTTGATTTGATACCCATGGAGGAGTTCGAGGAATTAATAAATGGGGTTACTGATGATGAGGCCGGAAGGTTCGCCAATGAATTAATGGGTAGGGCATTATTTAACGTACCCACCAATGACCTTTTGAAGGTTGGTAGGGTATACGTGGCCATGAGGGGGCTCCATGGCCCCTATGACGCCATCGCAATAAACTGCTTCCCATTTTTAATTAGGAATAGAATTACACCGTGCCTGGCCCTGGCCAAATTGAACGAGGAGGGATTAATAAGTGCCTGTGAGGGTGATCTCAGGGCCCTCACGGTAATGTTAATATCCAGGGAGTTAACGGGGTATAGCGGCTGGATTGCGAATGTGAATGATGTGGTGGGTAAGTCAATAACCATGTCCCACTGCACCATAGCGCTAAACATGGTTGAGGAGCCCAGGGTGGTCACGCACTTCGAGTCAGGGTATAACTATGGTTTAACAGGTAAGATAAAGTTCAGGGAGGTAACCGCAGCCTCAGTATCAAGTGATTTCAGGAGAATGGTGGCCTTTAAGGCATTGGTCTCATCCTCAGGACTGTTAAGAGGTGATGCGTGCAGGACACAGGGTGTATTACAGGTGGACTTTGAGGGTTATGAATTACTTAATGAGGCCCCCTATAACCACCACGTGGTAATCCCAGGCAATGTGATCCAGGATTTAAGAGCAGTGGCTAGCTTGCTGGGCATGGAATTCAAGGCCCTGGCTAAGGCGGAAGTAACAACCTAA
- a CDS encoding bifunctional hydroxymethylpyrimidine kinase/phosphomethylpyrimidine kinase yields MGSAIPRALTIAGLDSGGGAGITADLKTFHALGVYGMVALTAVTAQNTLGVRAVQEIDPSIVEAQINAVAEDIGVDAAKTGMLSSSPIMEAVARTVRKWGFPLVVDPVMYAKSGDPLIRPEAMETLKRVVIPIAKVITPNAPEASHLAGFRVETLDDARRAAKVIAEELHPEVVIVKGGHLTGSESIDIVYFRDTGEYRELRAPRIETKNTHGTGCSFSAAIAAGLAKGLSTWDAIKLAKELITTAIRYSLPLGHGHGPVNPMAWLEQRAYRYDVIEELNKALKIIEDNAALLGPYIPEVQSNIGYALPGLYARDVNDVAAVPGRIVRYMGMAKPSGPPTFGASSHVARYILTAMKYDESIRSAMNIKYDEKLIEKAKSVGFVVSSYDRTKEPEDVKSREGASIPWGTEQAIKAVGRVPDIIYHRGDWGKEPEIIVLGRDPIDVVNKVLRLLRD; encoded by the coding sequence ATGGGTAGTGCGATACCAAGGGCATTAACCATAGCGGGCCTGGACTCTGGGGGTGGTGCCGGCATAACCGCGGACCTAAAGACCTTCCACGCGCTTGGTGTTTACGGTATGGTGGCATTAACGGCGGTAACCGCGCAGAACACCCTGGGCGTTAGGGCTGTTCAGGAGATCGACCCATCCATTGTGGAGGCCCAGATAAATGCTGTGGCTGAGGACATTGGGGTGGACGCGGCCAAGACGGGGATGCTGAGTAGCTCCCCAATAATGGAGGCTGTGGCGAGGACGGTTAGGAAATGGGGATTCCCGCTGGTGGTGGATCCAGTAATGTACGCAAAAAGTGGTGACCCGCTCATAAGGCCGGAGGCCATGGAGACCCTGAAGCGCGTAGTAATACCCATTGCTAAGGTGATTACGCCAAACGCCCCGGAGGCCTCGCACCTGGCGGGTTTCAGGGTGGAGACGCTGGATGATGCCAGGAGGGCCGCTAAGGTAATTGCTGAGGAACTTCATCCCGAGGTGGTCATTGTTAAGGGTGGCCATTTAACGGGTAGTGAGAGTATTGACATAGTCTACTTCAGGGATACTGGGGAGTACAGGGAGTTGAGGGCGCCTAGGATAGAGACCAAGAATACCCATGGAACGGGTTGCAGCTTCTCAGCAGCCATAGCGGCGGGGCTCGCTAAGGGCCTCAGTACTTGGGATGCCATTAAGCTTGCCAAGGAGTTAATAACAACAGCCATTAGGTACTCCCTACCCCTGGGGCATGGGCATGGCCCGGTGAACCCCATGGCCTGGCTGGAGCAGAGGGCCTATAGGTATGATGTTATTGAGGAATTGAACAAAGCCCTGAAAATCATCGAGGATAACGCGGCATTACTGGGCCCATACATACCCGAGGTTCAATCAAACATTGGCTATGCACTACCTGGGCTCTACGCAAGGGACGTTAATGACGTGGCCGCTGTGCCCGGCAGGATCGTTAGGTACATGGGCATGGCAAAGCCCAGCGGCCCGCCAACATTTGGCGCGAGTTCCCACGTGGCCAGGTACATACTCACGGCTATGAAGTACGATGAGAGTATTAGGTCAGCCATGAACATTAAGTATGATGAGAAATTGATAGAGAAAGCCAAGAGCGTGGGATTCGTGGTCAGCAGTTACGATAGGACTAAGGAGCCTGAAGACGTAAAGTCCAGGGAGGGGGCGTCAATACCCTGGGGTACGGAGCAGGCCATAAAGGCTGTGGGTAGGGTTCCCGACATAATCTACCACAGGGGTGATTGGGGTAAGGAGCCAGAGATAATAGTCCTGGGTAGGGACCCCATTGACGTGGTTAATAAGGTACTAAGGCTACTGCGTGATTGA